The DNA sequence ACCGGGCCATCTGCCGATCCCGCTTCAGTCGTTCTGCCCGTTTCCTGTCATTCGCTATCCCGGGAGTAGTACTCTCCAGTACCATGGAATTCACAAGTTCCGGATATGCTTTTGCCAGAGAAAGAAGGACGCGTCCCCCCATGGAATAGCCAATCCAGTGCGCTGAAGATATACCAATCTGTGCCAAAAGGCCCGCGACTTGTTCCACACAGTGCACCATGGAATAATATCCCAAATCCACAGGAGCGTCGCTCTTTCCATGCCCGATTAAATCAATTGCTACTGGTTGGAAATCTTGGGTGTAATATGGCAGCAGCGGTTTCCAATCCTCCGAAGACAACGTAAAGCCGTGGAGGAATATCAGGGGAGGGCGGTCAACAGCGGGATCGTGATCGCCTTCAATATTCAAAGATACGGAGCCTGTAGAGATATACATATCCAGGGTTAGGCGCAGTGCCGTTGTTTCTTAATCCTAATCTTACTCTTAATCGGTGTTTTTCGAAAAGGTGTTATT is a window from the Candidatus Neomarinimicrobiota bacterium genome containing:
- the menH gene encoding 2-succinyl-6-hydroxy-2,4-cyclohexadiene-1-carboxylate synthase, with protein sequence MNIEGDHDPAVDRPPLIFLHGFTLSSEDWKPLLPYYTQDFQPVAIDLIGHGKSDAPVDLGYYSMVHCVEQVAGLLAQIGISSAHWIGYSMGGRVLLSLAKAYPELVNSMVLESTTPGIANDRKRAERLKRDRQMARFIRRNPIDAFVERWMNHPIFESQGAVAEEKLEKARQIRLHQSSIGLANSLEGMGRGAMPHLWEDLQDMVMPILLITGELDKSHIETHVEMAHALPKTQSVVVEDAGHNIHFERPTKFVEITGQFYREIDE